Proteins encoded within one genomic window of Macrotis lagotis isolate mMagLag1 chromosome 3, bilby.v1.9.chrom.fasta, whole genome shotgun sequence:
- the LOC141518553 gene encoding dispanin subfamily A member 2b-like — protein sequence MSTHQIAPLGQIKSAFPPPNYERLSEEPELRPPGQGRASTIISVPSYEDPPQDFFTWSVFNTLYMNFCCLGFMALVFSVKARDRKVVGDLHAARSYGSTAKCLNICALTFSLLLVLVLIILTATGIILGRR from the exons ATGAGCACCCACCAGATAGCCCCCCTGGGGCAGATCAAATCCGCTTTTCCTCCGCCCAACTACGAGCGACTCTCCGAGGAGCCAGAGCTGCGGCCCCCCGGCCAGGGTCGGGCCTCCACCATCATCAGCGTCCCCTCCTACGAGGACCCCCCCCAGGATTTCTTTACCTGGTCGGTGTTCAACACGCTGTACATGAACTTTTGCTGCCTGGGTTTTATGGCGCTGGTCTTTTCGGTCAAG GCCAGGGACCGGAAAGTGGTGGGGGATCTGCACGCGGCCCGGAGCTACGGGTCCACGGCCAAGTGTCTCAACATCTGCGCCCtgaccttttctcttctcctggtCCTCGTGCTCATCATCCTCACGGCCACGGGCATCATCTTAGGCAGAAGATAA